A genomic window from Oceanobacillus timonensis includes:
- the mqo gene encoding malate dehydrogenase (quinone), with amino-acid sequence MRKDTNQTDVILIGGGIMSATIGSLLKTLQPEWQINVFEKLGQTAQESSDAWNNAGTGHSALCEMNYTPEQPDGSLDTTKAVKINEQFQLSKQYWSYLVEQGVLDNPDEFIQTLPHISFVEGEKNVEFLKKRVEALRNNPLFEGMEITDDEETLKDWIPLMMDGRDKREPIAASKIDSGTDINFGSLTRKLFNQLEDQGTRLYFKHEVESIARTKDNLWEVKVKNLFNGKVSYHKAKFVFIGAGGGSLPLLQKTNIPESKHIGGFPVSGLFMVCNNPEVAEKHHAKVYGKAKVGAPPMSVPHLDTRFINGERSLLFGPFAGFSPKFLKTGSNLDLFGSIKPNNLTTMLAAGAKEMGLTKYLIQQVLLSDEKRMEELREFIPDAKAGEWDIVVAGQRVQVIKDTDAGGKGTLQFGTEVITAEDGSIAALLGASPGASVSVDVMLDVLQRCFPHHFKKWEPKIKEMIPSYGISLSDNPDVFADLNAKINKKLQLEGRKEVLLS; translated from the coding sequence ATGAGGAAAGATACGAATCAGACAGATGTCATTTTAATCGGCGGTGGAATCATGAGTGCCACGATTGGTTCCTTATTAAAAACACTGCAGCCTGAATGGCAGATTAATGTTTTTGAAAAGCTTGGCCAAACAGCACAGGAGAGTTCTGATGCATGGAATAATGCCGGGACAGGTCACTCTGCGCTTTGTGAAATGAATTATACACCGGAACAGCCGGATGGCTCCCTTGATACGACAAAAGCTGTAAAAATAAATGAACAATTCCAATTATCAAAACAATATTGGTCTTACCTTGTTGAACAAGGCGTGCTGGATAATCCAGATGAATTTATTCAAACGTTACCACATATCAGCTTTGTAGAAGGTGAAAAAAATGTGGAATTTCTAAAAAAACGGGTAGAAGCACTGCGAAACAATCCATTATTCGAAGGTATGGAAATCACAGATGACGAAGAAACATTGAAAGATTGGATTCCACTCATGATGGATGGCCGCGATAAGCGTGAACCTATTGCTGCCTCAAAAATCGATTCAGGAACAGATATTAACTTTGGCAGTTTAACGCGGAAGTTATTTAATCAACTGGAAGACCAGGGAACAAGACTTTACTTTAAACATGAGGTAGAATCGATTGCCCGGACTAAGGATAACCTTTGGGAAGTGAAAGTGAAAAATTTATTCAATGGCAAAGTTTCTTACCACAAAGCGAAATTTGTGTTTATTGGAGCTGGCGGCGGAAGTCTTCCGCTACTACAGAAAACGAATATTCCGGAATCAAAACATATCGGCGGCTTCCCGGTAAGCGGATTATTTATGGTTTGTAATAACCCGGAAGTTGCGGAAAAACACCATGCAAAAGTGTATGGAAAAGCAAAAGTTGGAGCTCCGCCAATGTCTGTACCACATTTGGATACCCGATTCATCAATGGAGAACGTTCCTTATTATTCGGCCCTTTTGCAGGGTTTTCACCGAAGTTTTTAAAAACTGGTTCCAACTTGGATTTGTTTGGATCCATCAAGCCAAATAATTTAACAACGATGCTTGCAGCCGGTGCGAAAGAAATGGGACTGACGAAATACCTTATTCAGCAAGTTCTTCTCTCAGATGAAAAAAGAATGGAAGAGTTACGTGAATTCATCCCTGATGCCAAGGCCGGAGAATGGGATATTGTTGTCGCCGGACAACGCGTACAGGTAATTAAAGACACGGATGCAGGCGGAAAAGGCACCCTTCAATTCGGTACCGAAGTCATTACTGCAGAAGATGGTTCGATCGCTGCTTTACTTGGCGCTTCACCAGGTGCTTCCGTTTCGGTTGATGTGATGCTTGATGTTCTGCAACGCTGCTTCCCGCATCATTTTAAAAAATGGGAACCTAAAATCAAAGAAATGATTCCGTCGTACGGT